GGTCATGCAAAAGTTTCTGAAACTAAAGTGAGTGTTTTGGCAAAAGGTGCTGTATGGGTTGGAGGAAATAGTGATAGTGAAATAGCAAAAAGATTAGAAGAAGCAAAAGATTTAATTAAATCTATGAGCAGTGATAGTATTGCACTTGCTTCTACTTTTGCTAAAATGGATAATAATGTAAGGCAAAAATAGTGGATTTACAAGCAATTTTTCATTTTTTTGAAAATACAAGCTTAATCACTTATATAGTATTAGCTTGGCTTTCGGTGTATTTTATACTTAGTTTTAGTATATTATTTTCAAGGTTGATGCTTATTAATAAATGGACTCAAAATGAAAGCCAAGCTTTAGAAGCTTTAATGAGAGGCGAAAAAGATTTAAGTCAAAGTGCATCAATTTTAAAAAAATGTGTTGAAGTTGATGAGACAAAGATGAATATTTATAAAAATTCTGTTGAAAAAAAAGCTACAGTAGGGTTAACTTGGCTTAGCATTATCGCTTCAACCTCTCCTTTTATAGGTCTTTTTGGTACGGTTATTTCTATACTTGAAACTTTTGGTGGCTTAGAGATGCAAAATTCTTTAAGTATTATAGCTCCTAAAATCAGTGAAGCTTTGGTGGCTACAGGTTGTGGAATTTTGGTAGCAATTCCTGCATATAGCTTTCATTTAATTATTAAACGTAAAGCCTATGAATTGATTAATATCTTAGATAGTGAGATCAAAGTATTGGTAAGCTTTACAAAGGCATAGTTAATGTTTTTAGAAGAAAAACCTGAACTCAATATTACACCTTTAGTAGATATTATGCTTGTGTTACTTGCTATTTTAATGGTAACAGCTCCAAGTATCACATATGAAGAAAAAGTTCAACTTCCTCAAGGTTCACAAAAAACTTCAAGTGCGCCAAATATTAAAAGTTTGATTATAACAATTAATGCAAAAAAAGAAATTTTTATAGGGAAAGATAAATTTGATTTTATAAGTTTTGCAGATAATATGAATGCTTTAAAAGTTCAGTATAATACTCAAGAGACGGTTTTTATAAGAGCAGATAAGAATCTAAAATATGATGATGTAATGAGTGTTTTAAGAACAATGAAACATTTAGGTTTCCAAAAAGTTGCTTTGCAAACTGAGTAAAAAATGGAAGAAAATTCTACACATAATCTTAAAGCTTTTATTTATGCAACTTTAGTTTATTTTTTTGTTGTTTTTTTGGTATTTTTTAAGTTGGTTGAATATAAACCAAAAGCCATTGAATATACTGATGATCCTAATAGTTTTATCAATATAGAACTTGGGGATAGTATAAATCAAAATCAAGTAAATATGATACAAGAATTACAAAAAGAAAATCTACAAAGTTTATTTGAAGAAAATCTTTTGCAAAAATATACTACCAATAAAAGCGTTAACACCCAAAATATAGAGCAACAAGCAAGTGTTTTTAATGAGTTGTTTGGTAAAATAGAAGACTATCAAGAAGAAAAAACGACAAAAGTGCAATCTTCTATGCCTTCAAAAAAACCTACTTTTGCCCAAAGAGAAAAAATCAATGATTTTTCTAAGCAACTCAATGAAAATTTAAAAATAAATCAAGAATTAGGTCAATCTGTCATGGAGCAAAAAGTAGGGGTTTATGATCAATTCTTAGGTGCTGTTAGAAAATACCTTGAAGATCGATGGAGAATTTACAATCCTAGTGGTAATTTAAGTATAGAAGTAGAATTTGTAATTGATAATAATGGTTATTTTTACTTGTTAAACACTACTAGTGCGCATAGTGATAATTTTGACAAAAAAGCAAAAGAATTTTTACAAAATTTAGAAGGAAAATACATAACTTTACCTCCAAATGGTAAAATAAGAAAAATTAAAATGCAACTTAGTGATATAATTGAGTTTAAAACGGAGAAACAATGAAAAAAATACTAGTATTTTTATTTTTTTGTTCAGTATTATTTGGACAAGATGCAACAATATCTGTTGTTAATAAAGGTATGCAATTGCCAAAAATTTATATTAAAGACCAGTCTAAATTAAATGATTTAGATCTTAAAAAAAGTTTTTATAACATGCTTGTTAACGATATAAAAGTAAGTTCAAATTTTGAGATAACTCAAGATGAAAAACAAGGTGATTATATTTTTTCTTATATATTAAATAAAAATGGCAAACTTTTAGATATTGATGTTGAAATTTTAGCTGCAAATGAAACTAAAACAAGATTTTATGAACAAATTCTTTCTATCGAAGAGTATCCATTTTTAGCACATAGAAGTGTTGCTCAAATGAATAAAAAGTTAGGTTTTGCTCCGGTTGATTGGATGGATCATAAAATTTTAATAGCTAGAACACAAGGTAGTAAGCAAAGTGATATTTTATTAGCAGATTATACTTTAACTTACCAAAAAGTATTGATTTCAAAAGGTTTAAATTTGTTTCCTAAATGGGCAAATAAAGAACAAAATGCATTTTATTTTACTGCCTATGAAGATGAGATTCCAACTCTTTATAAATATAATATGAAAAATAAAAATATAACAAAAATTATTGCTAGCAAAGGTATGATGGTTGCTTCTGATGTGAGTGATGATGGTAAAAAAATTTTACTTACTATGGCTCCAAAAGACCAACCTGATGTATATTTGTATGATGTAGATTCAAAAAATCTGATACAAATTACAAACTATATGGGTATTGATGTAAATGGTAATTTTGTTGACGGTGATAAAAAAATTGTATTTGTGTCTGATCGCTTGGGTTATCCAAATATTTTTATGCAAAATTTAGATTCAAATTTAACAGAACAAGTTGTTTTTCATGGTAAAAATAATTCTTCGGTTTCTACCTATAAACACTATATGGTTTATTCTAGTAGAGAAGTAAAACAAAGCGGAGTTTTTAATCTTTATTTGATGTCAACCCAAAGTGATTACATAAGACAACTCACCGCAAATGGTAAAAATCTTTTTCCAAGATTTTCAAGTGATGGAGAAAGTGTTGTGTTTATTAAGTACTTAGGCTCTCAAAGTGCTTTAGGTGTTATTCGAATTAATGCAAATAAAGCTTTTCATTATGGCTTAAAAGTGGGTAAAATTCAATCAATTGATTGGTAAAATACTAAAATCATATTTTTTTTGTTATAATTAAATTATGATTTTTAAATAAACAAAAGGGGAAATCAATGAAAAAAATCATTTTTGCTTCAATTACTGCTTTTGCTGTTATTGTAAGTGGTTGTGCTACTAAAAACACTAGTGTTAGTAGTTCAAGTAGTGTAGATGGTTCAAAAGGTAGCGGCGGATCTGATAGATTTGAAAATCTTGAATCTTTAAATTCTGTAGCAAATGTATATTTTGATTTTGATAAATTTAATGTTAGATCAGATATGCAAAAAGTTATTGCAAATAATGCTGAAATCTTTAATAAAGAAGCTGCCAATACTGCAATAGTAGTTGAAGGAAACTGCGATGAGTGGGGAACTGATGAGTATAATCAAGCTTTAGGTTTAAAAAGAGCTAAAGCAGTAAAAGAATCTTTAGTAGCTCAAGGTGTTAGCGCAGATAGAATTAGTGTTAAAAGCTATGGAGAAACTAATCCTGTATGTACCGAAAGAACAAAAGCTTGCGATGCTCAAAATCGCCGTGCAGAATTTAAATTATCAAAATAAGTTTTAAATAAATGAAATTAAAATTATTATCAGTAGCTCTTTTGGGAGCTACTTTTTTACACGCTGAAATTTCAGCATTTGATGCAGGAAAAGTAGATACAAAAACACCTTACGGTTTAACTCAAAATGAAAAATTACAATATGAAAATCAAGAACGCCTAAGGGCATTGAATGAATATTATACAAATTTAACAAGTAAAATAAATACAGCAGTAGAGAATATAGAAGGATTGCAAAGTGTAACAGAGGGTTTGAATGCTCAGTATTCAAAAGCTAACACAAAATTGCTTTCATTGGAAGAAACTTATCAAAATTTTGATGCAAATATAACTCAAGAAATTCAAAATTTAAGAGCTTATGTGGAGGAAAATAGGCAAATTCAAGAAAAAAATCATCAAGAAATCCAAAAAGTTTTAAGCGAAATTACAACTTTGATTAATAAAATTAATGATGATTATATTTCAAAAGAAGATATGAATAAAACCATAACCTTCTTTCAATCGGAAATAGCTAGAGTGCAAAATCAAACAAAAATTACTCCAGTTGTTCCTGTTGTAAGTGATGATAATAAAACCGAAGAAATCATTCAAGATGTAAATGAAACTCAAGATAAATTGATTGAAGCAAAAGATGATAGTTGGAAAAAATTGCAATCTAGTGAAATTTTGAAAAAAGCGATAGAAGAAACCAATAAAAATCAATTTGAAGATGCAAAAGAAAAATTTGAACATCTAATAAGTATTCACTACAAACCTGCTAGATCTACTTTTTGGCTTGGAGAAATAAGATATAAGCAGCAAGATTACGCAGGTGCTTTGGGGTTTTATAAGAAAAGTTCTGCTATAAGCACTAAAGGTGATTATGTGCCAAAATTACTTTATCATACAGCTATTAGTTTAGATAAGGTTGGGGATCCAAAAAGTGCAAATAAATTTTATAAAGCTTTAAAGACGGCTTATCCTGATAGTCCTGAAGCAAAAGTTTCACCAGATAGAAAATAACAAAGGAGATAAAATGGCTATAGAAAAAAATAGTGTAGTTTCAATGTTTTATGAATTAAAAGATGCAAATACTAATGAAGTTTTAGAATCAAATATTTATGCTGAACCTATTTCTTTTATTTTAGGTAAGGGTCAAATTTTAGAAGGATTAGAAGAAGAAATTCAAAAGCTTAACGCTCCTTGTAATGCTGATATTGTGATAAAAAAAGAAAATGCTTTGGGTGAATATGATGCAAGTGCATTACAAACTTTACCAAAAGAGCAGTTTGCGGGGATTGATTTACAAGTTGGTATGGAGCTTTTTGGCGAAGGTGAAGATGGCAATACAGTAAGAGTAATTGTTAGAGAAATTACTGAAAATGAAGTTACTATTGATTACAATCATGCTTATGCAGGAAAAGACTTGTTGTTTTCATTAAATATTGTAGATGTTAGAGCTGCAAGTGAAGATGAAATTTTAACAGGAATTATTGCAGGTAGTAGAAGTTGTGGATGTGGTGGTGGAGGACATCATCACGATCATCATCACGGGCATGGCGGCGGCGGATGTTGTGGCGGCCACGGGCATGGCGGCGGCAGTTGCTGCGGTGGTCATTAATGAATAGCGCATTTATTTTCCCAGGTCAAGGCTCTCAAAGTGTTGGCATGGGTTTGAGTTTTTATGATAATTCTAAAAAAGCAAAAGAATTATTAGATAATGCTAGTGA
This genomic stretch from Campylobacter lari subsp. concheus harbors:
- a CDS encoding MotA/TolQ/ExbB proton channel family protein, producing MDLQAIFHFFENTSLITYIVLAWLSVYFILSFSILFSRLMLINKWTQNESQALEALMRGEKDLSQSASILKKCVEVDETKMNIYKNSVEKKATVGLTWLSIIASTSPFIGLFGTVISILETFGGLEMQNSLSIIAPKISEALVATGCGILVAIPAYSFHLIIKRKAYELINILDSEIKVLVSFTKA
- a CDS encoding ExbD/TolR family protein translates to MFLEEKPELNITPLVDIMLVLLAILMVTAPSITYEEKVQLPQGSQKTSSAPNIKSLIITINAKKEIFIGKDKFDFISFADNMNALKVQYNTQETVFIRADKNLKYDDVMSVLRTMKHLGFQKVALQTE
- a CDS encoding Tol-Pal system subunit TolA; the encoded protein is MEENSTHNLKAFIYATLVYFFVVFLVFFKLVEYKPKAIEYTDDPNSFINIELGDSINQNQVNMIQELQKENLQSLFEENLLQKYTTNKSVNTQNIEQQASVFNELFGKIEDYQEEKTTKVQSSMPSKKPTFAQREKINDFSKQLNENLKINQELGQSVMEQKVGVYDQFLGAVRKYLEDRWRIYNPSGNLSIEVEFVIDNNGYFYLLNTTSAHSDNFDKKAKEFLQNLEGKYITLPPNGKIRKIKMQLSDIIEFKTEKQ
- the tolB gene encoding Tol-Pal system protein TolB — its product is MKKILVFLFFCSVLFGQDATISVVNKGMQLPKIYIKDQSKLNDLDLKKSFYNMLVNDIKVSSNFEITQDEKQGDYIFSYILNKNGKLLDIDVEILAANETKTRFYEQILSIEEYPFLAHRSVAQMNKKLGFAPVDWMDHKILIARTQGSKQSDILLADYTLTYQKVLISKGLNLFPKWANKEQNAFYFTAYEDEIPTLYKYNMKNKNITKIIASKGMMVASDVSDDGKKILLTMAPKDQPDVYLYDVDSKNLIQITNYMGIDVNGNFVDGDKKIVFVSDRLGYPNIFMQNLDSNLTEQVVFHGKNNSSVSTYKHYMVYSSREVKQSGVFNLYLMSTQSDYIRQLTANGKNLFPRFSSDGESVVFIKYLGSQSALGVIRINANKAFHYGLKVGKIQSIDW
- the pal gene encoding peptidoglycan-associated lipoprotein Pal — its product is MKKIIFASITAFAVIVSGCATKNTSVSSSSSVDGSKGSGGSDRFENLESLNSVANVYFDFDKFNVRSDMQKVIANNAEIFNKEAANTAIVVEGNCDEWGTDEYNQALGLKRAKAVKESLVAQGVSADRISVKSYGETNPVCTERTKACDAQNRRAEFKLSK
- a CDS encoding Tol-Pal system protein YbgF; protein product: MKLKLLSVALLGATFLHAEISAFDAGKVDTKTPYGLTQNEKLQYENQERLRALNEYYTNLTSKINTAVENIEGLQSVTEGLNAQYSKANTKLLSLEETYQNFDANITQEIQNLRAYVEENRQIQEKNHQEIQKVLSEITTLINKINDDYISKEDMNKTITFFQSEIARVQNQTKITPVVPVVSDDNKTEEIIQDVNETQDKLIEAKDDSWKKLQSSEILKKAIEETNKNQFEDAKEKFEHLISIHYKPARSTFWLGEIRYKQQDYAGALGFYKKSSAISTKGDYVPKLLYHTAISLDKVGDPKSANKFYKALKTAYPDSPEAKVSPDRK
- a CDS encoding FKBP-type peptidyl-prolyl cis-trans isomerase; protein product: MAIEKNSVVSMFYELKDANTNEVLESNIYAEPISFILGKGQILEGLEEEIQKLNAPCNADIVIKKENALGEYDASALQTLPKEQFAGIDLQVGMELFGEGEDGNTVRVIVREITENEVTIDYNHAYAGKDLLFSLNIVDVRAASEDEILTGIIAGSRSCGCGGGGHHHDHHHGHGGGGCCGGHGHGGGSCCGGH